The stretch of DNA CCGAGTAGGACGAACTGAAGTGGCGGATCAGGACTTCGTAGGGGATCTCCAGCGCCATTCCGATCTGTCTCATAATCGACATGACGAAGGGATCGAAGGCGGTATTCGGCCGGCCGGGGTTTGCGGTTGTGATGTCCTCATTCGGAGCCAGGCCGACAATGGCGCCGTTGCCGAGCTTGTAATCCTCATCATCCGTCGCCGCCCCGACCTCCTCAGCCGGGTTCCAGGACGGCAGGCCCATGCCCGATTCGGTTTTTACGAACACCGTGAACATCCCCGCGACCACCGCCGCCATGAGTTCCGCGTCGGTGTAGCGGTCGAGCTGCTTCAAACATTCGATCACCGGGGAGAGATACGGCACGCCACGGCTCTGGCCAGGGCGCAATACCGGGTAGAGATGGAGGACGTTCCGCAGCCCGGTCTGATCGTTGAACGCCGGGAGGACATCCCATTCCATGTTGGCGGATCCGGCGGTCACGGCTCCGGGATGGCCCTTCAGAACGTGATAGGCGATGGGCGCACCGTAGCGGTCTTTCTCAACACCGCCGGAGAGGGTTGGCGTGTCCATCGCCCATTTAGGATTTTTCACGCGGTCGGCTTCGATGGCCTGGAGCTTCAGCAGGTAGGGACTCGGAGGCCTCGGGAACCGCGCCATGAGGAAGAAGGCGTCGCCGTTTTCCAGCACTTGCCGGAGCGCAAGGGCCTGAAGATCGTCAAAATGGAGCGTCCGGGCGCAATCGCATTCCTGCGAATCCGCCCATAATAGCCACTCGCGCTCAACCGCGGACTCCCAGGCTTCCGCCGTCGCGTCATCGATACCGAGATACTCCCGGTCGATCCGGGCCTGGAGCTTCAATCCCTGGCCAACGGCGTTGGAGACGACCAGGCCGATGGCCCCCGTTGCGATGGGAGCGTTACGGATCAGGTCGCGGGACCGCTCGCGGAGCTTCGGCAGATAGGTCAGCGTGTCGCCGTCCGCGTCCCTGGTCAGAGTGGACCATCCGGAGAGGGA from Dehalococcoidia bacterium encodes:
- a CDS encoding phage portal protein; this encodes MKKLSIPKPNLIDKVVQYFDPEAARRRYAARVSMAYAEGYAGASVTRRSLSGWSTLTRDADGDTLTYLPKLRERSRDLIRNAPIATGAIGLVVSNAVGQGLKLQARIDREYLGIDDATAEAWESAVEREWLLWADSQECDCARTLHFDDLQALALRQVLENGDAFFLMARFPRPPSPYLLKLQAIEADRVKNPKWAMDTPTLSGGVEKDRYGAPIAYHVLKGHPGAVTAGSANMEWDVLPAFNDQTGLRNVLHLYPVLRPGQSRGVPYLSPVIECLKQLDRYTDAELMAAVVAGMFTVFVKTESGMGLPSWNPAEEVGAATDDEDYKLGNGAIVGLAPNEDITTANPGRPNTAFDPFVMSIMRQIGMALEIPYEVLIRHFSSSYSASRAALLESWRFFRTRRAWLVKTFCQPVYENWLSEAVAFGRVQAPGFFNDPLTRSAYCGSIWIGDAPGQIDPVKEVRAAEKRLSLGISTLDEETVLLTGGDFEKNFPRIRKERGMLQEVGLWVPAVEQQAAEPESASEGNDDPDKEDE